A region of Haliotis asinina isolate JCU_RB_2024 chromosome 7, JCU_Hal_asi_v2, whole genome shotgun sequence DNA encodes the following proteins:
- the LOC137290721 gene encoding amiloride-sensitive sodium channel subunit gamma-like, whose amino-acid sequence MSVKRSNSKHLRDYPGYSGNFTHAADHDAMEKPYRRNWEPPADYQQSMDLSGNWGRGIMFHQKYEPPSQTESDECKSDGNPKTFKRVLIRFAERTSMQGIPYIHTSKTWYAKLAWTVLLLGAMVAMGIHLYTLCSTYFLFDRQTQIKLGFQNLKFPTITFCNVNPVKSSMASRGSNELKNFLRTVRPDAVASSLKKQMPRAIQRPSQPGNSAPSPPPGRRKRFVDSIEYNFTNIRRPELVPNDDKPRPNFFSGQRSTLQEIRKEFTHLYSLEERETRIAMGHSISDMLVSCAFSGVVCNDSYFRIHPSPVYGNCYTLENNDFVSFRSGPENGLELILFLETDEYISTIASGIGAQFLIHGTNTWPDPEVDGISVSATMETNIGMRMLEIHRLGGLYGDCDDGAAFKARYGIEYTRKSCQTFCVHERIIKRCGCYDELKETLYENINSSVSGMKVHPCRSREETTCLLQIESRWETGLLQCNCFNPCHETLYEKTTHTRMWPSDAYASMLVQYLCNIKNETECERFEKMAPRELIRNFMKINIYFEDLNFENITETPAYEDVQFYSDIGGTVGLWVGLSVLSLAEVVQFLWEVTQYLLCWRRWKKKKPEQTEDRPNWDKQMRALQSATRLPSTYTGNGLY is encoded by the exons GACTTGAGTGGCAATTGGGGGCGAGGCATAATGTTCCACCAGAAATACGAGCCTCCGTCCCAGACCGAGTCCGACGAATGCAAGTCCGACGGAAATCCCAAGACCTTCAAAAGGGTACTGATTCGGTTCGCCGAGCGGACCTCCATGCAAGGGATTCCATACATCCACACTTCCAAGACCTGGTACGCAAAGCTGGCGTGGACGGTGCTCCTCCTGGGAGCAATGGTGGCCATGGGGATTCACCTCTACACGCTCTGCTCAACTTACTTTTTGTTTGATAGACAGACGCAGATAAAGCTTGGCTTCCAGAACCTCAAGTTCCCAACGATCACCTTTTGCAATGTGAATCCCGTTAAATCGTCCATGGCTTCGAGGGGCAGTAATGAACTGAAGAATTTTTTACGGACTGTTAGACCAGATGCTGTTGCTTCCTCACTTAAG aaGCAGATGCCAAGAGCAATCCAACGTCCAAGTCAGCCAGGAAACTCAGCTCCATCACCACCACCTGGTCGCAGAAAACGTTTCGTTGATAGCATTGAGTACAACTTCACTAACATCAGGAGACCAGAGTTGGTACCAAATGATGACAAGCCACGTCCTAATTTCTTTTCTGGTCAAAGGTCAACCCTCCAAGAAATCCGCAAGGAATTTACACACCTGTATAGCTTAGAAGAGAG GGAAACCCGGATCGCGATGGGCCACTCAATCTCAGACATGCTGGTGTCATGTGCATTCTCTGGCGTGGTGTGCAACGACAG CTACTTTCGGATCCACCCCTCGCCAGTGTACGGAAACTGTTACACTCTAGAGAACAATGACTTTGTCAGCTTCCGGAGCGGCCCAGAAAATG GTCTGGAGCTGATACTGTTTTTGGAGACTGACGAGTACATATCAACAATTGCTTCCGGTATTGGGGCCCAGTTTCTAATACACGGCACAAACACCTGGCCTGACCCCGAAGTTGATGGGATATCAGTTTCAGCTACAATGGAAACGAACATAGGCATGCGTATG CTTGAGATTCACAGGTTGGGCGGGCTGTATGGCGACTGTGATGACGGTGCAGCCTTTAAAGCTAGATATGGGATAGAATATACCAGGAAG TCTTGTCAGACATTCTGTGTGCACGAAAGAATTATCAAACGATGTGGTTGCTATGATGAACTGAAGGAAACACTGTATGAAAACATCAATAGCTCGGTGTCAGGGATGAAGGTTCATCCATGCCGGAGTAGAGAAG AAACGACGTGCTTACTCCAGATCGAGTCAAGATGGGAGACGGGCTTACTCCAGTGCAATTGCTTCAATCCATGCCA TGAGACGTTGTATGAGAAAACTACGCACACCCGCATGTGGCCTTCCGATGCGTATGCA AGTATGCTCGTTCAGTATCTATGCAACATCAAGAACGAAACCGAGTGCGAACGGTTTGAAAAAATGGCTCCTCGGGAACTCAT TCGAAACTTCATGAAGATCAACATTTACTTTGAAGACTTAAACTTCGAAAATATAACGGAAACACCAGCTTATGAG GATGTTCAGTTTTACTCCGACATCGGAGGCACAGTAGGTCTGTGGGTGGGGCTGTCTGTATTAAGTCTGGCTGAAGTGGTTCAGTTCCTGTGGGAGGTCACCCAATATCTGCTGTGCTGGCGCCGATGGAAGAAGAAGAAACCAGAACAGACAGAAGACAGACCCAACTGGGACAAACAGATGCGAGCACTGCAGTCGGCTACCAGACTGCCATCCACGTACACGGGAAATGGTTTATACTGA